One stretch of Rhizobium rhizoryzae DNA includes these proteins:
- a CDS encoding RsmB/NOP family class I SAM-dependent RNA methyltransferase: MRLGGRMAAAIEVLADIETRKRPVADALKDWGLAHRFAGSGDRAAIGNIVYDALRMRLSHAWLMDDESETALVYAVLLRQWGFTRTSLAAELADDKFAPPAPDLTGLSERNLSDAPAHIQGDIPEWVVESFQSYFGDAWLAEAQAMAGRPTLDLRANTLKANRDKVVKALDRAGAQPTQIARQGIRIPAGDGASRLPNVTAELSFQKGWFEVQDEGSQIVADLVMPSEGQQVLDYCAGGGGKTLALSASLNNKGQVHAYDADRKRLAPIIERLRRAGTRNVQVHDDVQQMDALKEKLDVVLVDAPCTGTGTWRRRPDTKWRLTQKNIEERLGQQQDALSSAAAYVKPGGTLVYVTCSVLPEENDRQIERFLANNPSYEVQSALDDWKTLFGKDAPKPHSADGRSLTLTPASTQTDGFFFCKLKRQS, translated from the coding sequence ATGCGACTGGGCGGACGGATGGCTGCAGCCATCGAAGTGTTGGCAGATATCGAGACGCGCAAACGTCCCGTTGCCGATGCACTGAAGGACTGGGGCCTGGCGCATCGCTTCGCTGGCTCCGGAGATCGCGCCGCCATCGGCAACATCGTCTATGATGCCTTGCGCATGCGTCTATCCCATGCCTGGCTGATGGATGACGAGAGTGAGACGGCACTGGTCTACGCCGTTCTTCTACGTCAATGGGGCTTCACGCGCACAAGCCTCGCGGCAGAACTGGCGGATGACAAATTTGCGCCACCCGCTCCGGATCTGACAGGTCTTTCCGAGCGAAATCTGTCGGACGCGCCAGCGCATATTCAAGGTGATATCCCGGAATGGGTCGTTGAGAGCTTCCAGTCCTATTTCGGCGACGCCTGGCTTGCAGAAGCTCAGGCTATGGCTGGTCGGCCAACGCTGGATTTGCGAGCCAACACGCTGAAGGCTAACCGGGACAAGGTCGTCAAGGCGCTGGATCGGGCGGGCGCGCAGCCAACGCAGATCGCGCGTCAGGGCATTCGTATCCCTGCCGGTGATGGCGCATCCCGCCTTCCGAACGTGACCGCCGAACTCTCCTTCCAAAAGGGTTGGTTCGAAGTTCAGGACGAAGGATCGCAGATTGTTGCCGATCTCGTAATGCCATCCGAAGGGCAGCAGGTTCTGGATTACTGCGCAGGTGGCGGCGGCAAGACGCTGGCGCTCTCGGCAAGCCTCAACAACAAGGGTCAGGTTCATGCCTATGACGCCGACCGCAAACGCCTTGCTCCCATCATCGAGCGCCTGCGCCGCGCCGGCACGCGCAATGTTCAGGTGCACGACGACGTGCAGCAGATGGATGCCCTGAAGGAGAAGCTGGACGTCGTGCTTGTGGATGCTCCCTGCACGGGTACAGGAACATGGCGCAGGCGGCCCGATACGAAATGGCGCCTGACGCAGAAGAACATCGAGGAGCGCCTTGGGCAACAGCAGGATGCGCTGTCATCGGCTGCAGCCTATGTCAAACCGGGCGGAACACTCGTCTATGTCACCTGCTCCGTTCTGCCGGAAGAGAATGACCGACAGATCGAGCGCTTCCTGGCAAACAATCCTTCTTACGAAGTCCAGTCAGCGCTGGACGACTGGAAAACACTGTTTGGCAAGGATGCGCCGAAGCCGCATTCCGCCGATGGTCGTAGTCTGACGCTGACACCGGCCTCCACGCAGACTGATGGCTTCTTCTTCTGCAAGCTTAAACGGCAGAGCTAA
- a CDS encoding SDR family oxidoreductase, which yields MRVMIFGAGYSGQAIAADFLKAGADVAGTTRSEEKSQNLKDKAIRPFLFGGTELGDGLRTELAQTTHLIQSIAPAIAPGEGGDPLLNVINGDVRAVFPKLQWVAYLSTVGVYGDHQGDWVDEETPCRPVSARSRERVAAENAWQAAANRAEVPLAILRLSGIYGPGRNGFISLAQGTARRLVKPGQVFNRIRVEDIGRATLFLCERHASGIFNVTDDLPAPPQDVVTEAAHLMGIQPPPEQAFETAELTPMARSFYGENKRVSNMKIRNLGFNFQFPTFEVSLEQLWQSGRWKA from the coding sequence ATGCGGGTCATGATTTTTGGTGCAGGCTATTCAGGACAGGCAATCGCTGCAGACTTCCTGAAGGCTGGCGCGGACGTGGCCGGGACGACGCGTAGCGAGGAGAAGAGCCAGAATTTGAAGGATAAAGCGATCCGGCCATTTCTCTTCGGCGGAACGGAATTGGGCGATGGTCTTCGGACGGAACTTGCCCAGACAACGCATCTCATACAATCCATTGCACCGGCCATCGCACCGGGCGAAGGCGGAGACCCGCTGCTCAACGTCATAAATGGAGACGTGCGCGCCGTCTTCCCAAAGCTTCAATGGGTCGCCTACCTTTCGACAGTCGGCGTCTATGGCGATCATCAGGGGGACTGGGTCGATGAGGAAACACCATGCCGCCCCGTGTCCGCGCGCTCCAGGGAACGCGTTGCCGCGGAAAACGCTTGGCAGGCAGCGGCGAACCGCGCTGAAGTGCCACTCGCGATCCTGCGCCTCTCCGGAATTTATGGCCCCGGACGAAACGGCTTCATCAGTCTGGCCCAGGGGACGGCACGCCGGCTTGTCAAACCGGGCCAGGTGTTCAACCGCATCCGCGTGGAAGATATCGGTCGTGCGACGCTGTTCCTGTGCGAGCGCCACGCCTCCGGTATCTTCAACGTGACGGACGATCTTCCCGCGCCGCCACAGGATGTCGTTACGGAAGCCGCGCACCTCATGGGCATCCAGCCACCGCCGGAACAGGCCTTCGAAACAGCTGAACTGACGCCGATGGCGCGCTCCTTCTACGGCGAGAACAAACGCGTCTCGAATATGAAGATACGCAACCTTGGATTTAACTTTCAGTTTCCGACCTTCGAGGTTTCATTGGAGCAGCTGTGGCAATCCGGCCGCTGGAAAGCGTAA
- a CDS encoding di-heme oxidoreductase family protein produces MHQRALVLALPILLTCLVPASGIGQQELPYQGPRRDLTPKDQARVTAVTRPTGNFGQAEPFEAMAAGAATSTRAVDADAFSQFAPGITFSQQEEFKLGNALFTKLWVAAPSSTQASDGLGPLYNARSCVSCHVRDGRGHPPEGGNDRISMFLRLARAPATPEESARVADRRALNFPDPIYGAQLQDLAVPGLAAEGTMQISYSEQPVRLKDGTNVSLRRPAYSVNRLAQGPLAAGTTLSPRIAPAMIGLGLIEAIPAQDILAHADPDDRDADGISGKAAIVRDHVTGKLALGRFGWKAQNATVRDQTSAAFSGDLGLSTSDRPDPYGDCTPQQTDCRARAHGVQPRLGDTEAPDPVMDLVTFYSSHLAVPQRRDVSSPEVLKGKEAFYRLGCASCHVPKFVTSRSASDPSQAFQLIWPYSDFLLHDMGDGLADGQTVGDASGREWRTPPLWGVGLTQTVSKHSFFLHDGRARNLTEAILWHGGEAEKSRNGFAALETRDRNALLTFLESL; encoded by the coding sequence ATGCATCAACGCGCACTCGTCCTTGCTCTCCCCATCCTGCTGACCTGTCTCGTGCCAGCGTCCGGCATTGGACAGCAGGAGTTGCCGTATCAGGGTCCACGCAGGGATTTGACGCCGAAGGATCAGGCGCGTGTCACTGCGGTCACTCGACCAACCGGTAATTTTGGCCAGGCAGAACCATTTGAAGCGATGGCCGCCGGTGCAGCGACCTCGACGCGCGCCGTCGATGCCGATGCTTTTTCGCAGTTCGCACCCGGCATCACCTTCAGCCAGCAGGAAGAGTTCAAACTCGGAAATGCGCTTTTCACCAAGCTATGGGTCGCCGCACCCTCCTCGACACAAGCCTCCGATGGATTGGGGCCGCTCTACAACGCACGCTCCTGCGTAAGCTGCCATGTGAGGGATGGGCGTGGTCACCCTCCCGAGGGAGGCAATGACAGGATCTCCATGTTCCTGCGGCTGGCGCGCGCCCCTGCAACGCCGGAGGAGAGTGCACGTGTTGCCGATCGTCGTGCGCTCAATTTTCCCGATCCGATCTACGGTGCGCAGTTGCAGGATCTTGCCGTCCCTGGACTTGCTGCCGAAGGCACGATGCAGATCTCCTACTCGGAGCAGCCTGTCCGCCTCAAGGATGGTACTAACGTTTCGCTACGACGCCCGGCCTATTCGGTCAACAGACTGGCTCAAGGCCCGCTTGCAGCGGGAACGACCCTTTCCCCCCGCATTGCCCCTGCGATGATCGGGCTTGGGCTCATCGAAGCCATTCCTGCGCAGGACATTCTCGCCCATGCGGACCCGGATGACAGGGACGCAGACGGAATTTCGGGGAAAGCGGCCATCGTTCGAGACCACGTGACCGGCAAACTGGCGCTCGGGCGCTTTGGCTGGAAGGCACAGAATGCCACCGTCCGCGACCAGACCTCTGCGGCCTTCTCGGGCGACCTTGGATTATCCACGTCCGATCGACCCGATCCTTACGGCGATTGCACCCCGCAACAAACGGATTGCCGCGCCCGTGCACATGGGGTCCAGCCGCGTCTTGGCGATACCGAAGCGCCGGACCCGGTGATGGACCTCGTGACGTTTTACTCGAGCCATCTTGCCGTTCCTCAACGACGCGATGTCAGTTCACCCGAGGTGCTGAAGGGCAAGGAGGCCTTCTACCGCCTTGGATGCGCGAGCTGCCATGTGCCGAAATTTGTGACGAGCCGCTCCGCTTCCGACCCTTCTCAGGCCTTTCAACTGATCTGGCCCTATTCGGATTTCCTGCTCCATGATATGGGCGATGGACTTGCTGACGGCCAAACCGTCGGCGACGCGTCCGGCCGAGAATGGCGTACTCCGCCACTATGGGGCGTCGGCCTGACGCAAACTGTCAGTAAACATAGTTTTTTTCTGCATGACGGGCGCGCCCGCAACCTGACTGAGGCCATTCTCTGGCACGGTGGCGAGGCGGAGAAATCCCGGAACGGTTTTGCGGCTCTTGAAACCAGAGATCGCAATGCCCTGTTGACGTTTCTGGAGTCCCTATGA
- a CDS encoding imelysin family protein produces MMRTSVLSIGLALGLFLFAAADAGAQDANPSPPVLTHERTTALMERVITNVIQPGYRDFSEKTGLLSDRMMQLCTVPSANNLAQAQAAFSEAAKSWARIEIVRVGPVLEKNRFERILFYPDKKGLGFRQVQALLSSSDETATAPDTLSSKSVAVQGLGALEFVLYGTGSDQLTAQTKSYRCRYGLAIAGNVQHIAMELVQAWDDPDGLSKDWKNPGPQSSAFRQDQEAVTEVLGILVHAAEALRDQRIESFYKSGSSQSFPKQALFWRSGLTFPMMRENLEGLRQLVHGSGIKELLKPSQIWIVNSIDVYFKSLITLAQDIDADLEAAVSKPQQKAKLDAMLSDSRDLISLFNDDLGQALGLTTGFSFSDGD; encoded by the coding sequence ATGATGCGCACGAGTGTCCTGTCTATCGGTCTGGCCCTTGGTCTTTTTCTGTTTGCAGCAGCGGATGCGGGCGCGCAGGATGCGAACCCTTCTCCGCCGGTTCTGACGCATGAGCGGACGACGGCGCTGATGGAACGGGTCATCACCAATGTCATACAGCCGGGCTACCGGGACTTTTCGGAGAAGACCGGCCTTTTGAGCGACCGGATGATGCAGCTTTGCACCGTGCCCTCTGCAAACAATCTTGCTCAGGCACAGGCTGCATTCTCGGAAGCCGCCAAAAGCTGGGCGCGGATCGAGATCGTGCGCGTCGGCCCCGTGCTCGAAAAGAACCGCTTCGAGAGGATACTTTTCTATCCGGACAAGAAGGGTCTCGGGTTTCGGCAGGTTCAGGCCTTGCTGTCATCCTCCGACGAGACGGCGACTGCACCTGATACGCTGTCTTCCAAAAGTGTTGCCGTACAGGGTTTGGGAGCGCTCGAATTTGTGTTGTATGGCACCGGTTCGGATCAACTGACTGCGCAGACAAAATCTTATCGATGCCGCTACGGCCTCGCAATCGCCGGTAACGTGCAGCACATCGCGATGGAACTGGTGCAGGCCTGGGATGATCCGGACGGCCTTTCCAAAGACTGGAAGAACCCCGGGCCGCAAAGCTCTGCCTTCCGGCAGGACCAGGAAGCCGTCACCGAGGTGCTTGGTATTCTGGTTCACGCCGCGGAGGCCCTTCGCGATCAGCGCATCGAGAGCTTCTACAAAAGCGGATCCTCTCAAAGCTTTCCAAAGCAAGCGCTGTTCTGGCGATCCGGCCTGACCTTTCCGATGATGCGCGAAAATCTGGAAGGACTGCGGCAGCTTGTCCATGGATCGGGCATCAAAGAGCTGTTGAAGCCCAGCCAGATCTGGATCGTGAACTCCATCGATGTCTATTTCAAATCCCTCATCACGCTTGCTCAGGATATTGATGCCGATCTGGAAGCGGCCGTCAGCAAACCGCAACAGAAGGCAAAGCTGGATGCCATGCTTTCCGACAGCCGCGATCTGATTTCTCTCTTCAACGATGATCTGGGGCAGGCGCTCGGCCTGACCACGGGCTTTTCCTTTTCCGACGGAGACTGA
- a CDS encoding DUF1513 domain-containing protein: MRTFEVRTGEIDRRSFVKAAGVGFLAALSPEKLMALDRSDAVFASAFRAPDGSYGVATITERGEIIERIALPARAHGLSYCLLTGRCVVFARRPGTFALIFDPSGQDEPVLISTPSGRHFYGHGHFSPDGRLLYASENDFDGNRGVIGVYDAKSQFRRIAEFDAGGIGTHDMTVSDDGRLLIVANGGIETHPDFGRTKLNLDRMQPSLAILDAASGEIIERHPMPDHLRQLSTRHLDVDRRGRIWFACQYEGPRTDHPPLTGYFALGDDITFIDIPPETTEKLANYVGAIAVNRRERLVGLTSPKGGYAVILDAVTGQVLREDPVPDAAGVARAPTGIAVSTYSGELEGTRSNVNWDQHLVRLG, translated from the coding sequence ATGCGGACCTTCGAGGTGAGGACGGGCGAGATTGACAGGCGCAGCTTCGTCAAGGCTGCGGGCGTAGGTTTTCTGGCCGCACTTTCCCCGGAAAAGCTGATGGCGCTCGATCGATCGGATGCAGTTTTTGCGTCCGCCTTCCGCGCTCCCGACGGAAGCTACGGTGTCGCGACGATAACCGAACGGGGCGAGATCATAGAACGGATCGCCTTGCCCGCGCGGGCTCATGGCCTCTCCTACTGTCTGCTGACAGGTCGGTGCGTCGTCTTCGCGCGCCGTCCCGGCACATTTGCGTTGATCTTCGACCCATCAGGACAGGATGAGCCGGTCTTGATCAGCACTCCCTCCGGACGTCATTTTTACGGACACGGTCACTTTTCCCCGGACGGTCGACTGCTCTATGCAAGCGAGAACGATTTCGATGGGAACCGGGGCGTGATTGGCGTGTACGATGCCAAGTCCCAGTTTCGCCGGATTGCCGAGTTCGATGCAGGTGGCATCGGCACCCACGACATGACAGTGTCCGATGACGGACGCCTGCTGATCGTTGCCAATGGCGGCATCGAGACACATCCGGATTTCGGCCGCACCAAGCTCAATCTCGACCGCATGCAGCCGTCCCTTGCCATTCTCGATGCCGCGAGCGGCGAGATCATCGAGCGGCACCCAATGCCGGACCATCTGAGGCAGCTTTCCACACGGCATCTGGATGTGGATCGGCGTGGCCGGATCTGGTTCGCCTGCCAGTATGAAGGTCCGCGCACCGATCATCCGCCTTTGACCGGATACTTTGCTCTTGGCGACGATATCACCTTCATCGATATTCCGCCGGAAACGACCGAAAAGCTGGCGAACTATGTCGGTGCAATTGCCGTCAACCGTCGTGAGCGTCTGGTTGGCCTAACCTCACCGAAGGGTGGCTATGCGGTCATTCTCGATGCAGTGACGGGGCAGGTGTTGAGGGAGGATCCTGTCCCGGATGCGGCAGGGGTCGCCAGAGCGCCAACCGGCATCGCAGTCTCTACCTATAGCGGCGAGCTCGAGGGAACCCGTTCGAACGTGAACTGGGACCAGCATCTTGTCCGGCTTGGGTGA
- a CDS encoding septal ring lytic transglycosylase RlpA family protein encodes MIGSQTAQAAPGCGHASWYALGSKTASGERMNASKLTAAHRSLSFGTKVKVTNKRNGKTVVVRINDRGPFIRGRVIDLSKAAAADIGMVSTGTAQVCYEVIG; translated from the coding sequence ATGATTGGCTCTCAAACGGCGCAAGCCGCTCCAGGTTGTGGTCACGCTTCCTGGTATGCACTGGGTTCCAAGACAGCCTCCGGCGAACGCATGAACGCCTCCAAGCTCACCGCGGCGCATCGCTCGCTGAGTTTCGGAACGAAGGTCAAAGTTACCAACAAGCGCAATGGCAAGACCGTCGTGGTTCGCATCAATGACCGCGGCCCTTTCATTCGCGGCCGCGTCATCGATCTCTCGAAGGCAGCAGCCGCCGACATCGGAATGGTTTCGACAGGCACCGCGCAGGTCTGTTACGAGGTCATCGGCTGA
- a CDS encoding TspO/MBR family protein → MKKILIHVLFVAVVVGLGALIGIANIPGEWYQALNKPPFNPPNWIFGPVWTTLYVLIGIAGARTWLDSPSSSRMQIWFGQMVLNFLWSPAFFGMESTVLGLIVIIPMLVLIVLFIQRSWNKDRISALLFLPYIAWVSFATLLNLSLFILN, encoded by the coding sequence ATGAAAAAGATCCTCATCCATGTCCTCTTCGTCGCCGTTGTGGTCGGGCTTGGCGCCTTGATCGGCATCGCCAATATTCCGGGCGAATGGTATCAGGCTCTCAACAAGCCACCCTTCAATCCGCCCAACTGGATCTTCGGTCCGGTCTGGACTACGCTCTATGTGCTGATCGGCATTGCGGGTGCCCGGACGTGGCTTGACTCGCCGTCCTCGTCGCGGATGCAGATCTGGTTTGGCCAGATGGTTCTGAATTTCCTGTGGTCCCCTGCTTTCTTCGGCATGGAAAGCACGGTGCTCGGGCTGATCGTCATCATTCCGATGCTGGTGCTCATCGTGCTCTTCATCCAGCGTAGCTGGAACAAGGACAGGATCAGCGCGCTCCTGTTCCTTCCCTATATTGCCTGGGTCAGCTTCGCGACGCTTCTGAACCTTTCCCTGTTCATCCTGAATTGA
- a CDS encoding PaaI family thioesterase, producing the protein MDEVDPGDFRTRVRQSFGRQAFMETLGADLTRVEHAMVEIEMPFDAKLTQQHGFLHAGVISAALDAACGYAAYTVIDPDASILTIEFKVNLLSPGRGERFLFRGEITKPGSTIIVADGRAYALTNGPAKLIASMSGSMMVIRGREDVTG; encoded by the coding sequence ATGGATGAGGTCGATCCCGGAGATTTCCGGACAAGGGTAAGGCAGAGTTTCGGGCGACAGGCTTTCATGGAAACGCTTGGCGCGGACCTGACACGCGTCGAGCATGCCATGGTCGAAATTGAAATGCCGTTCGATGCAAAGCTCACGCAGCAACATGGCTTCCTGCATGCGGGAGTGATTTCCGCAGCACTGGATGCGGCCTGTGGCTATGCGGCCTATACGGTCATCGATCCGGATGCGTCCATCCTGACCATCGAGTTCAAGGTTAACCTCTTGTCTCCTGGACGTGGCGAACGCTTTCTGTTTCGTGGCGAAATCACAAAACCGGGTTCCACCATCATCGTCGCAGATGGCAGGGCCTATGCGCTGACCAACGGCCCGGCCAAGCTGATCGCTTCCATGAGCGGCAGCATGATGGTGATCCGCGGGCGCGAGGATGTGACCGGATGA
- a CDS encoding 5'-methylthioadenosine/S-adenosylhomocysteine nucleosidase (Enables the cleavage of the glycosidic bond in both 5'-methylthioadenosine and S-adenosylhomocysteine), with the protein MTFELKTIAGKRLLFVMAALPEYGPHLKARFKPLITGIGPVEAAVTLTKALSALSARQELPDLVVCLGSAGSRTLAQTEVYQISSVSYRDMDASPLGFEKGRTPLLDLPAVIELPLRIPGVPVASLSTGANIVSGDAYDLIDADLVEMETFAILRACQSFDVPLIGLRGISDGKAELRHVGDWTEYLHVIDEKLAKTIDRLTQALESGTLSL; encoded by the coding sequence ATGACGTTCGAGTTGAAGACGATTGCCGGAAAACGGCTGCTCTTTGTCATGGCGGCACTGCCCGAATATGGCCCACACCTGAAGGCGCGGTTCAAGCCGCTGATTACCGGCATCGGGCCTGTGGAAGCGGCCGTTACGTTGACAAAGGCATTGAGCGCGCTCAGCGCCAGACAGGAATTGCCGGATCTCGTTGTCTGCCTCGGCTCTGCCGGCTCCCGGACACTGGCGCAGACGGAAGTCTATCAGATCAGCTCGGTATCCTATCGCGACATGGACGCCTCGCCGCTTGGATTCGAGAAGGGCAGAACGCCGCTTCTCGACCTGCCCGCCGTCATCGAGCTGCCGCTACGCATTCCCGGCGTTCCAGTAGCCAGTCTTTCGACCGGTGCAAACATCGTTTCCGGCGACGCCTATGACTTGATCGACGCCGATCTGGTGGAGATGGAAACCTTCGCGATCCTGCGCGCCTGCCAATCCTTCGATGTGCCCCTCATCGGCTTGCGGGGCATTTCCGATGGGAAAGCAGAATTGCGGCATGTCGGCGACTGGACCGAATACCTTCATGTCATCGACGAGAAGCTTGCCAAAACAATCGACCGTCTAACGCAGGCACTAGAATCCGGCACTTTGAGCCTCTGA
- a CDS encoding imelysin family protein, producing the protein MLRRTLSTISSALAASVAFVALPALAAEPTEVLKHYAAVGHAKFEDALSTAKALDKAVDALIAKPSEETLKAARQAWLAARTPYLQTEVYRFGNPIVDDWEGKVNAWPLDEGLIDYVDAAYGTESDANAFYTANVIANPKLKINGEDINASKITPELIRSLHTAGEVEANVSTGYHAIEFLLWGQDLNGTGPGAGNRPFTDYDKANCTHGNCDRRGDYLKSATTLLVQDLQEMVEAWAATGEATKAVLADPKAGLSAILTGMGSLSYGELAGERMKLGLLLHDPEEEQDCFSDNTHNSHLNDAIGIASAYRGTYTRTDGTKLAGPSLSDLVKAKDAALDTELNAKLDKTLADMQIMAERAQKVEAYDQMIAEGNKDGNAIVQAPIDDLIAQTKSIERVIAALDLGQVKLQGSASLDNPNAVFK; encoded by the coding sequence ATGCTCCGCCGAACTCTCTCGACTATCAGTTCTGCTCTGGCCGCTTCGGTGGCTTTTGTCGCTCTGCCTGCACTGGCTGCAGAGCCCACCGAGGTTCTGAAACACTATGCGGCCGTCGGCCATGCGAAATTCGAAGACGCCCTGAGCACAGCCAAGGCATTGGACAAGGCCGTAGACGCCCTCATCGCAAAGCCATCAGAGGAAACGCTGAAGGCTGCACGTCAGGCATGGCTTGCAGCGCGTACACCCTATTTGCAGACTGAGGTCTACCGCTTCGGCAATCCCATTGTTGATGACTGGGAAGGCAAGGTGAATGCCTGGCCTCTCGATGAAGGTCTTATCGACTATGTTGATGCCGCCTACGGCACCGAAAGCGATGCCAATGCCTTCTACACGGCCAATGTCATTGCCAATCCCAAGCTCAAGATCAACGGCGAGGACATCAATGCCTCGAAGATCACGCCGGAACTGATCCGCAGCCTGCATACGGCGGGCGAAGTGGAGGCCAATGTTTCGACCGGCTATCACGCGATCGAATTCCTGCTGTGGGGACAGGACCTGAATGGCACCGGACCGGGAGCGGGTAATCGCCCCTTTACCGATTACGACAAGGCCAATTGCACGCACGGCAATTGCGATCGTCGTGGCGACTATCTGAAGTCGGCGACCACGCTGCTGGTTCAGGATCTTCAGGAAATGGTAGAGGCTTGGGCTGCGACCGGCGAAGCCACGAAAGCTGTTCTGGCCGATCCGAAGGCGGGCCTTTCCGCGATCCTCACAGGCATGGGCTCACTGTCCTACGGCGAACTGGCGGGCGAGCGCATGAAGCTTGGCCTTCTGCTGCATGATCCGGAAGAGGAGCAGGATTGCTTTTCCGACAACACGCACAATTCGCACCTGAACGATGCAATCGGCATAGCATCCGCCTATCGCGGAACCTACACACGCACTGACGGAACCAAACTGGCCGGGCCTTCCCTCTCCGATCTCGTCAAGGCCAAGGATGCCGCTCTCGACACGGAGTTGAACGCCAAGCTCGACAAGACGCTTGCCGACATGCAGATCATGGCGGAGCGCGCTCAGAAAGTCGAAGCCTATGACCAGATGATCGCCGAGGGTAACAAGGACGGCAATGCGATTGTTCAGGCCCCGATCGATGACCTGATTGCCCAGACGAAATCAATCGAGCGCGTGATCGCGGCGCTCGATCTTGGCCAGGTGAAGCTCCAGGGTTCGGCGAGCCTCGATAATCCGAACGCCGTGTTCAAATGA